The genomic region CTGCCGGTGCCGGAGCATGCTGTTCGCCCGTGGTTCTGCCGTGGCCCGCCAGTCGGCCTTCGGCCGCAACGTGCGCGAATAGCCCGCCGGCCAGCAGGACGTGCGTGAGCACCAGCTGCCAGGCGAACACGTGCAGGTTCGGGTAGGCGAAATTGCTGGCGAAGACTATGGGCACCAGCCAAGCCAGGACAGCTACGGCGCACAGGGCCAGGCTGAGCAGGTGAAGAGGATGGTGTGGGGCAAGGTTGGGTGTGGCTTCGTTTTGCATGAGTACGTACCTCGACGGTTTGCTTCAGGGGCTGGCCGGGTCGACCAGCGCGGGAGCCAATATGCGCATTGTAAAAATGAAAGTAAATTAGCGATAATCGAAAAAATATTTTGCAATTTCGCAAGGACGGTATGAACTGGGACGACCTTCGAGTTTTTCTTGCCATTGCGGACCAAGGCAGCCTGGCGGGCGCGGCTCGCCAGCTTCGGGTCAATCACTCCACGGTCTTTCGGCGCCTGAACACCATCGAGGAAGACCTGAAGGTCCGCCTGTTCGAGCGCCTGCCTCGCGGTTATGTGCTGACCGCGGCGGGGGAGGAGATGACCGTGGCGGCGCGGCGGGTCGAGGCGGATGTCGCGGATATCGAACGGCGCATCGTGGGCCGGGAGGTGCAGCTTCGCGGCAGCCTGCGTGTCACCACGACCGAAGCCCTGGCAGAGGGATATCTGACGCGCTGCATAGTGGATTTTGGCGAGCTCTATCCGGAGATCACGGTGGACCTGGTGGTGGGTTACCAAGTCTACGATTTGAGCAAACGGGAAGCGGATGTGGCCATCCGCCCGGGTCTGCGGCCACCCGACCACCTCATCGCGCGCAAGCTGGCTCGCTTACGCTGGGCGGTGTATGCAGCGCCCACTTACATCGACCGGTTTGGGACACCCGGATCGGTGGCGGAATTGAAGGACCACCGCTTCGTTGCGTTCTCGGATGAGCCCGTGCAGGGCCTGTCATTCGGTTGGGCAAGGGAGCTGGCAGCCGACGGCGAAGTCGTGTTTACCAGCAACAACCTGCTGGTTCAAAGGGACGCGGCCAGCGCCGGCATCGGCCTTGCGGTGCTGCCCACCTATTTCGGTGACCCGAACCCCGGGCTGCGGCGCGTGTTTGCTCTGGACGACGCCAGGAGTCTGGACGTCTGGTTGCTGACCCATCCCGACCTGCGGGATACCGCTCGGGTGAAAGCCTTCAACGAATTCATCCTGCAGGCGGTCAAGCGGGACAAAACAGTACTTGAAGGTGCTGAATAAGGTCCGGGTGCCGACCCGATGTGCAGAAAGCAGCGGGCCTGCCGTCGATCCAATCTCTTAATTGGTAACCATATGAACACACTGGAAAATCCCCAAGTCGCCGCGGTCCTGCAGCGGCTGCATGCCGAGGCGGCGGGCGACAGCGGGCGCTGGGCGCAACGGCGCGCCGACCAGACAGCCGGGCGGCTGCCATCGGAAGAGGGCCTGGTGCGCATGGGTGAGCTGTATCTGGCCGTGTCGCCGGCCGAGGGTCGCCTTTTGTATCTGCTGGCCCGGGCGGCGCGCGCTCGCCGGATGGTGGAATTCGGCGCCTCTTATGGCGTGAGCACGCTGTACCTTGCCGCGGCGGCGCAGGATAACGGCGGTGAGCTGATTACCACCGAGGCGCATCCGGACAAGTGCGTCGCGCTACGCGCGAACCTGGCCGACGCGGGACTCGGGCAGCACGTAAAGCTGCTGGAGGGAGACGCGCTGAAAACTCTTGCCGACCTGCCGGGGCCGATCGACCTGCTGCTGTTGGACGGCTGGAAGAGCCTGTACCTGCCGCTGCTGACGCTGCTGAAGCCACGCCTCACGGAAGGCGCGCTGGTGCTGGCGGATAACGTTGACCACGAAGCAGCGCAGGATTACGTAGCCCACCTGCAGGCGCCTGGGTCGGGCTTTCTGAGCCACACCGTGGGGGATCTGGCGATCAGTGTTTGTCTGGGCGGCTGAGGGTGCTCAGTACAGGGGCTGCTGATCGTCATCATCGTCGTGTTCGTCGTGGTCGTCCCGATCCCCGGGGCCATCGTGGCCGTCCTGACCATCATCGTCGTGTTCGTCCGTGTCTTCCACGTCGTCTGCATGAGCGAGCGCTTCACCGCTCTCCAGCGGCCGCAGGATGTAGCCGCCGGATTTGCTGTCTTTTTCGAGGCTCAGCCAGCCGCGTTCGGCGGCTTCTTCCAGCATGGCGTTGAAACTGCGAAAGCCGTGGAAGCGTTCATTGAAACCGGGGCTGCGGCGGCGCAGGGTCTGCTTGACCATGGAACCCCAGATCTTTTGCTCCTCGCCGCGGTCGTCCACCAGCGCGGCGATGGTGTCCATGATCAGTCGCAAGCCGCGGGTGGCGCGGTCGCTGTTGGCATCCGGAACACCGTTACCGTTGGGGTCGGTGTTGCCGTCGGCGTCATCATCGTCATCGTTGTGGAGCAGGGCGAACGCCGCCTGTGATTCGCTGGTGTTGCCCTCGGTCGGCACCCCGGCCACGGCCTCGGTGGCCTTGCCGCCACGGCGCCGACCACCACGCGAGCGCGGCTTGCGCTTGGGTTCTTCAGCGGTGCCGTCGGTGGCCGTCGCGGGGTTGACCAGCGTCGGGTCGCTGGCGGCTTCTTCGCCGGCCTTGGCCTTGACGCTGCGCCGGCGGACGGCCTTTTTGGGCGCGTCCTGGCGCACCAGGTCGTCGTAGTAGATGAACTCGTCGCAGTTGGCAATGAGCAGGTCCGAGGTTGAGCTGGCGACGCCAACGCCGATTACTTCCTTGTTGTTCTCGCGCAGCTTGGAGACCAGCGGCGAGAAGTCGGAATCGCCGGAGATGATCACGAAAGTGTTGACATGGCCCTTGGTGTAACAAAGGTCCAGCGCGTCCACGACCAGGCGAATGTCGGCCGAGTTCTTGCCCGACTGGCGCAGGTGCGGGATTTCGATCATCTCGAACGCGGCCTCGTGCATGGCCGGCTTGAATTTCTTGTAGCGTTCCCAGTCGCAATACGCCTTCTTGACCACGATCGGGCCCTTGAGCAGCAGCCTCTCCAGAACCTTGCGGATGTCGAACTGGTCAAACTTGGCGTCGCGCACGCCAAGCGCTACGTTCTCGAAATCGCAGAACACGGCCAGGATCGGCGTGCGGTTGCTACTCGGAGTGGTCACGAAACCTCCTGCGGTTACGTCGTCGGTCAGTGAAGTGCCGCTCGGGTGCCGGTCATACAGGCAACGATTGCGTGGGCTAACGATGCCGGAGCGTCGCTGGCCGCACGCTGTGCCAACCTTAGCCCCGTGCGTGCGGCCATTATAGGCACCCCATGACCGAAGCCATGCCTCATCGTGTCTGCATCACCTACTGCACGCAGTGCCGCTGGCTGCTGCGCGCCGCCTGGATGGCGCAAGAACTGCTCAGCAGCTTCGAGGAGGAACTCGCCGAGGTCGTCCTGCGACCCGGCCGAGGTGGCGTGTTCGAGGTGTCGGTGGACAATGAGCTGATCTGGTCGCGCGGCACCGAGGGGCGCTTCCCGGACATCAAGGAACTCAAGCAACGGGTGCGCGATTGTGTGGCCCCAGGACGTGATCTTGGCCATGTGGACCGCTGAATTTCGGAGCCGGACGGCGCGCTGCCTGTGTTGGCTGGCACTGGCGTTTTTGCTGCCCGGTGTTGCCCGTGCGCAGGTGGACAGCAGCCACGCCAGGGTTGAGTTGCTGGCCGATGTGCGCGGCGTGGTGCCGGGGCAGCCGTTTACGCTGGGGGTGGCGCTGGCGCTCGACCGCGGCTGGCACACCTACTGGCAAAACCCCGGCGACTCCGGGCTGCCAGTGCGTGTTGCCTGGGATCTTCCAGCGGGATTTACCGCTGGTCCCATCGAGTGGCCATACCCGCAGCAGGTCTCGGCGCCGCCGGTGGTGACCTACGGTTACGAAGGCATGCTGTTGCTGCCGGTGGTGGTAACGCCGTCGGCGGATCTGGCCGGTCCCGGTCCGCTCACGCTGCGCGCCCGCGTCAGTTATCTCGTGTGCAAGGACGTGTGCCTGCCCGAGCAGGCCGACGTCGCACTGAGCCTGCCGCTGCTGGCGTTGGCGCAGCCCGACCCGGCTGGCCAGCGGCGGCTGGCCGATGCCCGCGCCCGACTGCCACGCAGTCTGCCGGACATCGTGATCAGCGCCAGCGCCTTTGGCGAGCATTATTACGTGTACTGGCCGGCCGCCGCGGGGCGCGGTGACGTTAGCTTCTTTCCTGATCACGAAGGCCAGATAAGGCACTCGGTAGCGCAAGC from Immundisolibacter sp. harbors:
- a CDS encoding LysR family transcriptional regulator, producing MNWDDLRVFLAIADQGSLAGAARQLRVNHSTVFRRLNTIEEDLKVRLFERLPRGYVLTAAGEEMTVAARRVEADVADIERRIVGREVQLRGSLRVTTTEALAEGYLTRCIVDFGELYPEITVDLVVGYQVYDLSKREADVAIRPGLRPPDHLIARKLARLRWAVYAAPTYIDRFGTPGSVAELKDHRFVAFSDEPVQGLSFGWARELAADGEVVFTSNNLLVQRDAASAGIGLAVLPTYFGDPNPGLRRVFALDDARSLDVWLLTHPDLRDTARVKAFNEFILQAVKRDKTVLEGAE
- a CDS encoding O-methyltransferase → MNTLENPQVAAVLQRLHAEAAGDSGRWAQRRADQTAGRLPSEEGLVRMGELYLAVSPAEGRLLYLLARAARARRMVEFGASYGVSTLYLAAAAQDNGGELITTEAHPDKCVALRANLADAGLGQHVKLLEGDALKTLADLPGPIDLLLLDGWKSLYLPLLTLLKPRLTEGALVLADNVDHEAAQDYVAHLQAPGSGFLSHTVGDLAISVCLGG
- a CDS encoding SelT/SelW/SelH family protein — protein: MPHRVCITYCTQCRWLLRAAWMAQELLSSFEEELAEVVLRPGRGGVFEVSVDNELIWSRGTEGRFPDIKELKQRVRDCVAPGRDLGHVDR